GCATCAcgatgaggtgatgaagattTTCTGCCGTACTGATCAGCAGTGTATCTGTTATCTCTGCTTAATGGATGAACACAAAGGCCACGACAcagtctcagctgcagcagaaaggaccgagaggcagagagagctggaggggagtcgactaaacatccagcagagaatccaggacagagagaaagatgtgaagctgctccatcaggaggtggaggccatcaatctctctgctgataaaacagtggaggacagtgagaagatcttCACTGAGCTGATCCGTCTCTTTGAGAAAAGAAGCTCTGATGTGACGCAGCAGGTCAGAtcccagcagagaactgaagtgagtcgagtcaaagagcttcaggagaagctggagcaggagatcactgagctgaagaggaacgacgctgagctgcagaagctctcacacacagaggatctcaACCAGTTTCTACTCAACTACCCCTCACTGTCACCACTCAGTGAGTCTACAGACTCATCCAGCATCAACATCCGTCCTCTGAGCTACTTTGAGGACATTACAGCGGCTGTTTCAGAAATCAGAGATAAACTACTGGACTtcctgagagagaaatggaCAAACGTCTTACTGACGGTGATTGAAGTGGATGTTTTACCGTCACTATCAGAGCCCAAGACCAGAGCTGGATTTTTAAAGTATTCACGGGAACTCACactggatccaaacacagcacacagacagCTGTTATTATCTGATGGGAACAGAAAAGCTAC
This Cyclopterus lumpus isolate fCycLum1 chromosome 17, fCycLum1.pri, whole genome shotgun sequence DNA region includes the following protein-coding sequences:
- the LOC117746104 gene encoding LOW QUALITY PROTEIN: E3 ubiquitin/ISG15 ligase TRIM25-like (The sequence of the model RefSeq protein was modified relative to this genomic sequence to represent the inferred CDS: inserted 2 bases in 1 codon) translates to MTMAQAEVQMEMEIICCSLCLDLLKEPVTIPCGHSYCMSCIKAHWDKEDEKKLHSCPQCRKTFTPRPVLVKNTMLTDLVEKLKKGLQAAPADHCYAGPEDVACDFCTGRRLKAFKSCLVCLASYCEKHLQPHYDVPPLKKHKLVEPSNKLQENICSHHDEVMKIFCRTDQQCICYLCLMDEHKGHDTVSAAAERTERQRELEGSRLNIQQRIQDREKDVKLLHQEVEAINLSADKTVEDSEKIFTELIRLFEKRSSDVTQQVRSQQRTEVSRVKELQEKLEQEITELKRNDAELQKLSHTEDLNQFLLNYPSLSPLXVSLQTHPASTSVL